In one window of Ovis aries strain OAR_USU_Benz2616 breed Rambouillet chromosome 3, ARS-UI_Ramb_v3.0, whole genome shotgun sequence DNA:
- the BRD1 gene encoding bromodomain-containing protein 1 isoform X7 produces MCWVVFTSPVFCMALTCCLSVSGSQCQMRRKGRGHRAAARHPSSPGSTKHSPTRETLTYAQAQRMVEIEIEGRLHRISIFDPLEIILEDDLTAQEMSECNSNKENSERPPVCLRTKRHKNNRVKKKGDAPPGAHGAPASASALPEPKVRVVEYSPPSAPRRPPVYYKFVEKSAEELDNEVEYDMDEEDYAWLEIVNEKRRGDCVSAVSQSVFEFLMDRFEKASHCEKQKQGEQQCLIDEDAVCCVCMDGECQNSNAILFCDMCNLAVHQECYGVPYIPEGQWLCRHCLQSRARPADCVLCPNKGGAFKKTDDDRWGHVVCALWIPEVGFANTVFIEPIDGVRNIPPARWKLTCYLCKQKGVGACIQCHKANCYTAFHVTCAQRAGLYMKMEPVKELAGGAATFSVRKTAYCDVHTPPGCTRRPLNIYGDVEMKNGVCRKESSVKAVRSTSKVRKKAKKAKKTAREPCTALPPVCAPYIPPQRLNRIANQVAIQRKKQFVERAHSYWLLKRLSRNGAPLLRRLQSSLQSHRSSQQRENDEEIQAAKEKLKYWQRLRHDLERARLLIELLRKREKLKREQVKVEQMALELRLTPLTVLLRSVLDQLQEKDPARIFAQPVSLKEVPDYLDHIKRPMDFATMRKRLEAQGYRTLRELEEDFDLIVDNCMKYNAKDTVFYRAAVRLRDQGGVVLRQARRQADSVGFDEASGMHLPERPPPAPRRPFSWDEVDRLLNPANRAHMVLEEQLRELLDMLDLTCAMKSSGSRSKRAKLLKKEIAVLRSKLSQQHSQPPAAESGTAGSEEDGAPRGQEAAEEGDKSPPKLEPSDALPLPSNSEPNSEPPTLNPVELHPEQSKLPKRVTFGNESHSTCTQSALLSGHSPEPTLARSGAAPGAEPSSDVNRRTSVLFCKPKSSFRGWRLFCSQEKGREAPAATLRWRRGPRESAWTQVLVLATNMRGNSLFGP; encoded by the exons ATGTGCTGGGTGGTTTTCACCTCTCCTGTCTTCTGCATGGCGCTCACGTGTTGTCTGTCTGTTTCAGGGAGTCAGTGCCAAATGAGGAGGAAAGGCCGAGGTCATCGCGCTGCAGCGAGGCACCCTTCCTCCCCCGGCAGCACCAAGCACTCCCCCACACGAGAGACCCTGACCTACGCTCAAGCCCAGAGGATGGTGGAGATCGAGATCGAGGGGCGCCTGCACAGGATCAGCATCTTCGACCCCCTGGAGATCATCCTGGAAGATGACCTCACCGCCCAGGAAATGAGCGAGTGCAACAGCAACAAGGAGAACAGTGAGCGGCCGCCCGTGTGCTTGAGAACTAAGCGGCACAAGAACAACCGGGTCAAGAAGAAAGGCGACGCCCCGCCCGGCGCCCACGGCGCGCCCGCCTCCGCCAGCGCCCTCCCTGAGCCCAAGGTGCGGGTGGTGGAGTACAGCCCCCCGTCGGCGCCGCGGCGGCCCCCCGTGTACTACAAGTTCGTGGAGAAGTCAGCTGAGGAGCTGGACAACGAGGTGGAGTACGACATGGACGAGGAGGACTACGCCTGGCTGGAGATCGTCAACGAGAAGCGCAGGGGCGACTGCGTGTCGGCCGTGTCGCAGAGCGTGTTCGAGTTCCTCATGGACCGCTTCGAGAAGGCCTCGCACTGCGAGAAGCAGAAGCAGGGGGAGCAGCAGTGCCTGATTGACGAGGACGCGGTGTGCTGCGTCTGCATGGACGGCGAGTGTCAGAACAGCAACGCGATCCTCTTCTGCGACATGTGCAACCTGGCGGTGCACCAGGAGTGCTACGGCGTGCCCTACATCCCCGAGGGCCAGTGGCTCTGCCGCCACTGCCTGCAGTCCCGCGCCCGGCCGGCCGACTGCGTACTCTGCCCCAACAAGGGCGGCGCCTTCAAGAAGACGGACGACGACCGCTGGGGCCACGTGGTGTGCGCCCTGTGGATCCCCGAGGTGGGCTTCGCCAACACTGTCTTCATCGAGCCCATCGACGGCGTGCGGAACATCCCCCCCGCGCGCTGGAAGCTGACCTGCTACCTCTGCAAGCAGAAGGGCGTGGGCGCCTGCATCCAGTGCCACAAAGCCAACTGCTACACTGCCTTCCACGTGACGTGCGCCCAGCGGGCCGGCCTCTACATGAAGATGGAGCCCGTGAAGGAGCTGGCCGGTGGCGCCGCCACCTTCTCCGTCAGGAAGACCGCTTACTGTGACGTCCACACGCCCCCCGGCTGCACCCGCAGGCCTCTGAACATTTACGGGGACGTGGAGATGAAAAACGGTGTCTGTCGGAAGGAGAGCTCGGTCAAAGCGGTCAGgtccacgtccaaggtcaggaagaAAGCCAAGAAGGCCAAGAAGACGGCCCGGGAGCCCTGCACGGCCCTGCCGCCCGTGTGTGCGCCCTACATCCCCCCGCAGAG ATTAAATAGGATTGCGAATCAGGTGGCCATTCAGCGGAAGAAGCAGTTTGTCGAGCGCGCCCACAGCTACTGGCTCCTCAAGAGGCTGTCCAGGAACGGAGCCCCGCTGCTGCGCAGACTCCAGTCCAGCCTGCAGTCCCACAGAAGCTCGCAGCAG AGAGAGAACGATGAGGAGATTCAAGCTGCCAAAGAGAAGCTCAAGTACTGGCAGCGGCTTCGGCACGACTTGGAGCGCGCCCGCTTGCTCATCGAGCTTCTGCGCAAGCGCGAGAAGCTCAAGCGGGAGCAG GTGAAGGTGGAGCAGATGGCCTTGGAGCTGCGGCTGACCCCGCTCACCGTGCTGCTGCGCTCGGTGCTGGACCAGCTGCAGGAGAAGGACCCGGCCCGCATATTTGCCCAGCCAGTGAGCCTGAAGGAG GTCCCGGATTATCTGGATCACATCAAACGCCCCATGGACTTTGCCACAATGCGGAAGCGGCTAGAAGCACAGGGGTACCGGACTCTCAGGGAGCTGGAAGAGGACTTTGACCTCATCGTGGACAACTGCATGAAGTACAACGCGAAGGACACAGTGTTCTACCGGGCCGCTGTGCGGCTGCGTGACCAGGGCGGCGTGGTGCTCAGGCAGGCCCGGCGCCAGGCGGACAGCGTCGGCTTCGACGAGGCCTCGGGGATGCACCTGCCCGAGCGGCCGCCCCCGGCCCCTCGGCGGCCTTTCTCCTGGGACGAGG TGGACAGGTTGCTGAACCCGGCCAACAGGGCCCACATGGTCCTGGAGGAGCAGCTGAGGGAGCTACTGGACATGCTGGACCTCACGTGTGCCATGAAGTCCAGTGGGTCACGGAGCAAACGGGCCAAGCTGCTGAAGAAGGAGATTGCCGTCCTGCGGAGCAAGCTGAGCCAGCAGCACAGCCAGCCCCCAGCCGCGGAGTCAGGTACTGCAGGCTCGGAAGAGGACGGTGCTCCGCGGGGGCAGGAGGCCGCGGAGGAAG gAGATAAATCTCCCCCTAAACTTGAACCATCAGATGCATTACCTCTTCCTTCAAACTCGGAGCCTAACTCAGAACCACCAACCCTCAACCCAGTAGAACTCCACCCAGAGCAGAGTAAACTGCCCAAAAGAGTCACATTTGGTAATGAGTCACATAGCACTTGCACTCAGAGCGCGCTGCTAAGCGGACACTCTCCAGAGCCCACCCTCGCCCGTAGTGGCGCTGCGCCGGGGGCGGAGCCATCGAGCGATGTGAACAGACGCACCTCTGTTCTCTTCTGCAAACCGAAAAGT TCCTTCCGAGGTTGGAGACTCTTCTGCAGCCAAGAAAAAGGTCGCGAAGCACCTGCGGCGACTCTGAGGTGGAGGAGGGGTCCCCGGGAAAGCGCCTGGACACAG GTCCTCGTTTTAGCTACTAACATGCGGGGTAACTCACTCTTTGGACCCTAA
- the BRD1 gene encoding bromodomain-containing protein 1 isoform X6, with protein sequence MCWVVFTSPVFCMALTCCLSVSGSQCQMRRKGRGHRAAARHPSSPGSTKHSPTRETLTYAQAQRMVEIEIEGRLHRISIFDPLEIILEDDLTAQEMSECNSNKENSERPPVCLRTKRHKNNRVKKKGDAPPGAHGAPASASALPEPKVRVVEYSPPSAPRRPPVYYKFVEKSAEELDNEVEYDMDEEDYAWLEIVNEKRRGDCVSAVSQSVFEFLMDRFEKASHCEKQKQGEQQCLIDEDAVCCVCMDGECQNSNAILFCDMCNLAVHQECYGVPYIPEGQWLCRHCLQSRARPADCVLCPNKGGAFKKTDDDRWGHVVCALWIPEVGFANTVFIEPIDGVRNIPPARWKLTCYLCKQKGVGACIQCHKANCYTAFHVTCAQRAGLYMKMEPVKELAGGAATFSVRKTAYCDVHTPPGCTRRPLNIYGDVEMKNGVCRKESSVKAVRSTSKVRKKAKKAKKTAREPCTALPPVCAPYIPPQRLNRIANQVAIQRKKQFVERAHSYWLLKRLSRNGAPLLRRLQSSLQSHRSSQQRENDEEIQAAKEKLKYWQRLRHDLERARLLIELLRKREKLKREQVKVEQMALELRLTPLTVLLRSVLDQLQEKDPARIFAQPVSLKEVPDYLDHIKRPMDFATMRKRLEAQGYRTLRELEEDFDLIVDNCMKYNAKDTVFYRAAVRLRDQGGVVLRQARRQADSVGFDEASGMHLPERPPPAPRRPFSWDEVDRLLNPANRAHMVLEEQLRELLDMLDLTCAMKSSGSRSKRAKLLKKEIAVLRSKLSQQHSQPPAAESGTAGSEEDGAPRGQEAAEEGDKSPPKLEPSDALPLPSNSEPNSEPPTLNPVELHPEQSKLPKRVTFGNESHSTCTQSALLSGHSPEPTLARSGAAPGAEPSSDVNRRTSVLFCKPKSVSPPKSAENTETQPTSPQLGTKTFLSVVLPRLETLLQPRKRSRSTCGDSEVEEGSPGKRLDTGPRFSY encoded by the exons ATGTGCTGGGTGGTTTTCACCTCTCCTGTCTTCTGCATGGCGCTCACGTGTTGTCTGTCTGTTTCAGGGAGTCAGTGCCAAATGAGGAGGAAAGGCCGAGGTCATCGCGCTGCAGCGAGGCACCCTTCCTCCCCCGGCAGCACCAAGCACTCCCCCACACGAGAGACCCTGACCTACGCTCAAGCCCAGAGGATGGTGGAGATCGAGATCGAGGGGCGCCTGCACAGGATCAGCATCTTCGACCCCCTGGAGATCATCCTGGAAGATGACCTCACCGCCCAGGAAATGAGCGAGTGCAACAGCAACAAGGAGAACAGTGAGCGGCCGCCCGTGTGCTTGAGAACTAAGCGGCACAAGAACAACCGGGTCAAGAAGAAAGGCGACGCCCCGCCCGGCGCCCACGGCGCGCCCGCCTCCGCCAGCGCCCTCCCTGAGCCCAAGGTGCGGGTGGTGGAGTACAGCCCCCCGTCGGCGCCGCGGCGGCCCCCCGTGTACTACAAGTTCGTGGAGAAGTCAGCTGAGGAGCTGGACAACGAGGTGGAGTACGACATGGACGAGGAGGACTACGCCTGGCTGGAGATCGTCAACGAGAAGCGCAGGGGCGACTGCGTGTCGGCCGTGTCGCAGAGCGTGTTCGAGTTCCTCATGGACCGCTTCGAGAAGGCCTCGCACTGCGAGAAGCAGAAGCAGGGGGAGCAGCAGTGCCTGATTGACGAGGACGCGGTGTGCTGCGTCTGCATGGACGGCGAGTGTCAGAACAGCAACGCGATCCTCTTCTGCGACATGTGCAACCTGGCGGTGCACCAGGAGTGCTACGGCGTGCCCTACATCCCCGAGGGCCAGTGGCTCTGCCGCCACTGCCTGCAGTCCCGCGCCCGGCCGGCCGACTGCGTACTCTGCCCCAACAAGGGCGGCGCCTTCAAGAAGACGGACGACGACCGCTGGGGCCACGTGGTGTGCGCCCTGTGGATCCCCGAGGTGGGCTTCGCCAACACTGTCTTCATCGAGCCCATCGACGGCGTGCGGAACATCCCCCCCGCGCGCTGGAAGCTGACCTGCTACCTCTGCAAGCAGAAGGGCGTGGGCGCCTGCATCCAGTGCCACAAAGCCAACTGCTACACTGCCTTCCACGTGACGTGCGCCCAGCGGGCCGGCCTCTACATGAAGATGGAGCCCGTGAAGGAGCTGGCCGGTGGCGCCGCCACCTTCTCCGTCAGGAAGACCGCTTACTGTGACGTCCACACGCCCCCCGGCTGCACCCGCAGGCCTCTGAACATTTACGGGGACGTGGAGATGAAAAACGGTGTCTGTCGGAAGGAGAGCTCGGTCAAAGCGGTCAGgtccacgtccaaggtcaggaagaAAGCCAAGAAGGCCAAGAAGACGGCCCGGGAGCCCTGCACGGCCCTGCCGCCCGTGTGTGCGCCCTACATCCCCCCGCAGAG ATTAAATAGGATTGCGAATCAGGTGGCCATTCAGCGGAAGAAGCAGTTTGTCGAGCGCGCCCACAGCTACTGGCTCCTCAAGAGGCTGTCCAGGAACGGAGCCCCGCTGCTGCGCAGACTCCAGTCCAGCCTGCAGTCCCACAGAAGCTCGCAGCAG AGAGAGAACGATGAGGAGATTCAAGCTGCCAAAGAGAAGCTCAAGTACTGGCAGCGGCTTCGGCACGACTTGGAGCGCGCCCGCTTGCTCATCGAGCTTCTGCGCAAGCGCGAGAAGCTCAAGCGGGAGCAG GTGAAGGTGGAGCAGATGGCCTTGGAGCTGCGGCTGACCCCGCTCACCGTGCTGCTGCGCTCGGTGCTGGACCAGCTGCAGGAGAAGGACCCGGCCCGCATATTTGCCCAGCCAGTGAGCCTGAAGGAG GTCCCGGATTATCTGGATCACATCAAACGCCCCATGGACTTTGCCACAATGCGGAAGCGGCTAGAAGCACAGGGGTACCGGACTCTCAGGGAGCTGGAAGAGGACTTTGACCTCATCGTGGACAACTGCATGAAGTACAACGCGAAGGACACAGTGTTCTACCGGGCCGCTGTGCGGCTGCGTGACCAGGGCGGCGTGGTGCTCAGGCAGGCCCGGCGCCAGGCGGACAGCGTCGGCTTCGACGAGGCCTCGGGGATGCACCTGCCCGAGCGGCCGCCCCCGGCCCCTCGGCGGCCTTTCTCCTGGGACGAGG TGGACAGGTTGCTGAACCCGGCCAACAGGGCCCACATGGTCCTGGAGGAGCAGCTGAGGGAGCTACTGGACATGCTGGACCTCACGTGTGCCATGAAGTCCAGTGGGTCACGGAGCAAACGGGCCAAGCTGCTGAAGAAGGAGATTGCCGTCCTGCGGAGCAAGCTGAGCCAGCAGCACAGCCAGCCCCCAGCCGCGGAGTCAGGTACTGCAGGCTCGGAAGAGGACGGTGCTCCGCGGGGGCAGGAGGCCGCGGAGGAAG gAGATAAATCTCCCCCTAAACTTGAACCATCAGATGCATTACCTCTTCCTTCAAACTCGGAGCCTAACTCAGAACCACCAACCCTCAACCCAGTAGAACTCCACCCAGAGCAGAGTAAACTGCCCAAAAGAGTCACATTTGGTAATGAGTCACATAGCACTTGCACTCAGAGCGCGCTGCTAAGCGGACACTCTCCAGAGCCCACCCTCGCCCGTAGTGGCGCTGCGCCGGGGGCGGAGCCATCGAGCGATGTGAACAGACGCACCTCTGTTCTCTTCTGCAAACCGAAAAGTGTAAGCCCCCCAAAGTCTGCCGAGAACACTGAAACCCAGCCAACTTCTCCTCAGCTAGGGACCAAAACCTTTTTGTCTGTAGTCCTTCCGAGGTTGGAGACTCTTCTGCAGCCAAGAAAAAGGTCGCGAAGCACCTGCGGCGACTCTGAGGTGGAGGAGGGGTCCCCGGGAAAGCGCCTGGACACAG GTCCTCGTTTTAGCTACTAA